From the genome of Bacteroidales bacterium, one region includes:
- the selA gene encoding L-seryl-tRNA(Sec) selenium transferase produces MPAKNGNMNPVEGSFRQLPGVGTLLTSDEIKNLLQIHSREMVLYAIHATLDHFRDQIRNGSPAPSQEEIHKMIIKSLDEVSQHSLRRVINATGVIIHTNIGRAPVGEQILDEVRDVLTGYCNLEFDLAEAKRGSRYVHVTGILRYLTGAEDILVVNNNAAAVLLILRTLARKKEVIVSRGELIEIGGSFRLPDIMKTSDCRLIEVGTTNKTRLEDYEQAITPRTALLMKAHRSNYVIRGFTDQPSLRELVELGKKYSVTVVYDMGSGLLRKTGVQLLKDEPDVRQTLAEGADLVSFSCDKLLGGPQAGIIAGKKELIARLKKDPLTRALRVGKTTLAFLEATCLHYPDEDQLMMTNPVFRMLRETPEQLRDKAISLQKALLEFSIESSVMPDMASTGGGSLPDAEIPGYAVRITGPYKTNRERTQFAEQFYRRLLLQDLPILAILRQGRVFFNVLTIPDHEIALVAKIINPVYHSLYP; encoded by the coding sequence GTGCCCGCAAAGAATGGTAACATGAACCCTGTGGAGGGATCATTCAGACAGCTTCCCGGCGTGGGCACCCTGCTCACTTCCGACGAAATAAAGAACCTGCTTCAGATCCATTCAAGGGAAATGGTCCTGTATGCCATTCACGCTACCCTGGATCATTTCAGGGATCAGATCAGGAATGGTTCGCCTGCTCCATCCCAGGAGGAAATTCATAAAATGATTATTAAGTCCCTGGATGAGGTCAGTCAGCACAGTCTTCGCCGGGTGATCAATGCCACCGGGGTGATCATTCACACCAACATCGGGCGGGCGCCTGTCGGTGAACAGATCCTGGATGAGGTAAGAGATGTCCTGACCGGTTATTGCAATCTCGAATTCGACCTGGCTGAAGCGAAGCGGGGCTCCAGGTATGTCCACGTGACAGGAATTTTACGATATCTGACCGGTGCTGAGGATATTCTGGTGGTCAACAATAATGCTGCGGCAGTGTTACTGATCCTGCGCACCCTGGCCCGGAAAAAAGAAGTCATCGTCTCCCGGGGTGAGCTGATCGAGATCGGTGGGTCGTTCCGGTTGCCGGATATCATGAAAACATCGGATTGCCGCCTGATCGAAGTGGGGACCACGAACAAGACCCGGCTGGAAGATTATGAGCAGGCGATCACACCCAGAACTGCTTTGCTGATGAAGGCACACCGATCCAACTATGTGATCAGGGGATTCACCGACCAGCCATCGTTGAGAGAACTGGTTGAACTGGGGAAGAAATATTCCGTAACGGTGGTTTACGATATGGGTTCAGGGTTGCTGCGCAAGACCGGCGTTCAACTTTTAAAAGATGAGCCCGATGTACGGCAGACCCTTGCAGAAGGAGCCGATCTGGTCAGTTTCAGCTGTGATAAGTTACTTGGAGGTCCGCAGGCAGGGATCATTGCCGGCAAGAAAGAGCTCATTGCCCGGCTGAAAAAGGATCCGCTGACCAGGGCTTTGCGGGTGGGGAAAACCACACTTGCCTTCCTTGAAGCGACCTGCCTGCACTATCCCGATGAAGACCAACTGATGATGACGAATCCTGTTTTCCGGATGTTGCGGGAAACACCCGAACAGCTCCGCGACAAAGCCATTTCACTGCAGAAAGCTCTTCTTGAATTTAGCATCGAATCCAGTGTCATGCCCGATATGGCCTCGACAGGAGGAGGATCGCTCCCGGATGCTGAAATTCCCGGTTATGCCGTTCGGATCACGGGTCCATACAAAACAAACAGGGAACGAACCCAGTTTGCTGAACAATTTTACCGCCGGCTTTTGCTTCAGGACCTGCCCATTCTGGCCATCCTTCGTCAGGGGCGCGTCTTTTTCAACGTACTGACCATCCCTGACCACGAAATCGCCCTGGTTGCAAAAATCATCAATCCGGTCTATCATTCCCTCTATCCATGA
- the fbp gene encoding class 1 fructose-bisphosphatase: MKTLIEFINEKQESFPGATGDLSRLLNDIGIAAKIVNRDINRAGLANILGLEGSTNVQGEEQKKLDVFANKHFTRALRSGGQCCAIVSEENEELITFDTELSRKGKYVVAMDPLDGSSNIDVNVSIGTIFSIWRRISPAGNPGTTEDFLQPGTDLIAAGYVIYGSSTMLVYSTGIGVHAFTYDPTVGLFILSEETMRIPEGGNIYSINEANYIYFPEGVKEYLRYCQEDHPESNRPYTTRYIGSLVADFHRNLIRGGIYLYPGTKKNRQGKLRLLYECIPIAFLAEQAGGKASDGFRRILDIKPEKIHERSPLFVGSAHMVEKAEYFMNYYSKDFAAQRM, from the coding sequence ATGAAAACATTGATCGAGTTCATCAACGAAAAGCAGGAGTCTTTTCCCGGAGCGACAGGTGACCTATCGCGGTTGCTCAATGATATCGGGATCGCAGCGAAAATTGTCAACCGTGATATCAACCGTGCCGGGCTTGCCAATATACTTGGACTGGAGGGCAGTACCAATGTGCAGGGGGAAGAGCAGAAGAAGCTGGATGTATTTGCCAATAAGCATTTCACGAGGGCGCTGCGCAGCGGGGGACAGTGCTGTGCTATTGTATCCGAGGAAAATGAAGAGCTGATCACCTTCGACACCGAGCTTTCCCGGAAAGGAAAGTATGTGGTGGCCATGGATCCCCTGGATGGTTCCTCCAATATCGATGTAAATGTTTCCATTGGCACCATCTTTTCCATTTGGCGCCGGATTTCACCCGCTGGAAATCCAGGTACGACAGAAGATTTTCTACAACCCGGCACTGACCTGATTGCCGCTGGGTATGTTATTTATGGTTCATCAACGATGCTGGTATACTCCACCGGCATTGGGGTTCACGCATTCACCTATGATCCCACGGTTGGATTGTTCATCCTTTCAGAGGAAACCATGCGCATCCCTGAAGGGGGAAATATTTATTCCATCAATGAGGCGAATTATATCTATTTCCCGGAAGGAGTCAAAGAGTACCTCCGCTATTGCCAGGAAGACCATCCTGAATCGAACAGACCTTACACTACACGGTACATAGGCTCCCTGGTCGCCGACTTCCACCGCAACCTGATTCGCGGAGGGATCTATCTATACCCCGGAACCAAGAAAAACCGACAGGGAAAACTTCGCCTGTTATATGAATGCATTCCCATCGCCTTCCTGGCCGAGCAGGCAGGCGGAAAAGCGTCCGACGGATTCCGGCGAATCCTGGATATCAAGCCTGAAAAAATCCACGAGCGAAGCCCACTGTTCGTCGGTTCGGCTCATATGGTGGAAAAAGCAGAATATTTTATGAATTACTACTCGAAGGACTTTGCTGCGCAGAGAATGTGA
- a CDS encoding DUF2892 domain-containing protein, translated as MKKNMGWADRIIRIVIAAIFAILFFTKVITGGWGIVFLIIAIIFFVTGIIGHCPLYTVFKCNTFCAKKK; from the coding sequence ATGAAAAAAAACATGGGATGGGCCGACAGGATCATCAGAATCGTGATCGCGGCCATTTTCGCAATTCTTTTCTTCACCAAAGTGATCACGGGAGGATGGGGGATCGTCTTCCTGATCATTGCCATCATCTTCTTCGTGACAGGTATCATTGGTCATTGCCCCCTCTACACGGTTTTCAAGTGCAATACGTTCTGTGCAAAGAAAAAATAA
- the xylA gene encoding xylose isomerase translates to MNIMTGHKEYFPGIKKIIFEGVASKNPMAFHWYDENQAVAGKTLKEHLRFSMAYWHTLCNTGNDPFGQGTKVFPWEAAPSLMQRNRDRMDAAFEFMTKAGIPFWCFHDTDLTGDGTVAENEERLGQMVEYAREKQRVSGVRLLWGTANVFGNPRYMNGAATNPDFLAVAHAGSQVKNALDATIALGGENYVFWGGREGYLSLLNTNTKREKEHLARFLTMARDYARSKGFKGTFLIEPKPMEPTKHQYDFDAETVIGFLRHHGLDKDFKLNIEVNHATLAGHTFEHELQMAADAGLLGSIDANRGDNQNGWDTDQFTVNLYETVEAMLVILQAGGLAPGGINFDAKMRRNSTDLEDIFVAHITAMDTFARALILADRILKESDYLKLRQERYASFDSGKGKEFEDGRLTLEDLREIARSQGEPRQISGKQELFERMINLYC, encoded by the coding sequence ATGAATATAATGACTGGGCACAAAGAATATTTTCCCGGAATTAAAAAGATCATTTTCGAGGGAGTTGCATCAAAAAATCCCATGGCATTCCACTGGTACGACGAAAATCAGGCAGTGGCCGGTAAAACCCTGAAGGAGCATCTTCGTTTTTCAATGGCGTACTGGCATACCCTATGCAACACCGGCAACGATCCATTCGGTCAGGGCACGAAAGTATTTCCCTGGGAGGCTGCTCCTTCCCTGATGCAGCGCAACCGCGACCGGATGGATGCCGCTTTTGAGTTCATGACCAAAGCAGGGATCCCGTTCTGGTGCTTTCATGATACGGACCTTACAGGAGATGGGACCGTGGCTGAGAATGAAGAACGGCTGGGACAAATGGTGGAATATGCACGGGAAAAGCAGCGCGTTTCGGGTGTCAGGCTGCTGTGGGGAACGGCAAACGTTTTCGGGAATCCGCGCTACATGAACGGTGCAGCAACCAATCCCGACTTTTTGGCCGTCGCCCACGCAGGCTCCCAGGTTAAGAATGCGCTGGATGCCACCATCGCCCTTGGAGGGGAAAATTACGTATTCTGGGGAGGACGCGAAGGATATCTATCCCTGCTCAACACGAACACAAAACGGGAAAAAGAGCACCTCGCCCGTTTCCTCACCATGGCACGGGACTATGCCCGCAGCAAAGGATTCAAAGGTACCTTCCTAATCGAGCCCAAACCGATGGAACCCACCAAGCACCAGTATGATTTTGATGCGGAAACGGTTATCGGCTTCCTGCGGCATCATGGTTTGGATAAGGACTTCAAGCTGAACATCGAGGTGAACCATGCCACCCTGGCTGGCCATACCTTTGAACACGAGTTGCAGATGGCAGCTGATGCAGGCCTTCTGGGCAGCATCGACGCCAACCGCGGCGACAACCAGAACGGGTGGGATACCGACCAGTTTACGGTAAATCTCTACGAAACCGTTGAAGCGATGCTGGTCATACTCCAGGCAGGTGGCCTTGCACCGGGGGGTATCAATTTCGACGCCAAGATGCGCCGCAACTCCACCGACCTGGAAGATATCTTCGTTGCCCATATCACGGCCATGGATACCTTTGCCAGAGCGCTCATCCTTGCCGACAGGATCCTGAAAGAATCGGATTATTTGAAACTCCGGCAGGAGCGGTATGCTTCCTTTGATTCGGGCAAAGGGAAAGAGTTTGAAGACGGACGCCTCACACTGGAGGATTTGCGGGAAATAGCACGCAGCCAGGGAGAACCCCGCCAGATCAGTGGCAAGCAGGAACTGTTCGAACGGATGATCAACCTCTATTGTTGA
- a CDS encoding FGGY family carbohydrate kinase, with the protein MKTLGLDIGSSFIKAAIYDVESGVCLARSQTPDQEMPIIAPQKGWAEQSPESWLEHAKAAIRHVILQAGNEAKGIRAIGITYQMHGLVCLDEAGAPLRPSIIWCDSRAVDTGNRIAEQLGNEYCRMHLLNSPGNFTASKLLWVMVNEPDLFRRIHRIMLPGDYLAFKLTGLMNTTVPGLSEGIFWDFKKESISDELLKKTGIQRELLPSVAPTFGQQGNLLPVLARNLGLKPGIPVTYRAGDQPNNAFSLNVLQPGEVAATAGTSGVVYAVTDRLISDPLSRINTFAHVNHRPDRPRLGVLLCINGTGILNSWIKKNIASGLDYEAMNARAALIPEGSDGLLVFPFGNGAERVLQNHDIGCSIHGINFNLHTPAHLFRASQEGIAFALNYGLEVMGELGLRPSAIRAGFANMFLSSVFRQALADVSGIPVHLFDTDGALGAAMGAAVGAGFVENTEVVFRKMNRLFQITPSRKKDTLEQAYNNWKNHLPPDLITV; encoded by the coding sequence ATGAAAACACTGGGACTTGATATTGGAAGTTCGTTCATCAAGGCAGCCATTTACGATGTTGAATCGGGTGTGTGCCTTGCCAGGTCACAGACACCTGATCAGGAGATGCCGATCATTGCTCCACAGAAAGGGTGGGCAGAACAATCCCCTGAATCCTGGTTGGAGCATGCCAAAGCAGCCATCCGTCACGTCATTCTGCAGGCAGGGAACGAAGCCAAAGGGATCAGAGCCATCGGCATCACCTATCAGATGCACGGGCTTGTTTGTCTGGACGAAGCAGGCGCACCGCTGAGACCTTCCATCATCTGGTGCGACAGCCGGGCGGTGGATACCGGCAACCGGATCGCTGAACAGCTTGGAAATGAGTATTGCAGAATGCATCTTCTCAATTCACCTGGAAATTTCACGGCTTCGAAGCTCCTTTGGGTGATGGTGAATGAACCTGACCTTTTCCGCAGAATTCACCGCATCATGTTGCCGGGCGATTACCTTGCCTTTAAGCTGACCGGCCTGATGAATACGACCGTCCCAGGATTGTCAGAAGGAATCTTCTGGGATTTTAAAAAGGAAAGCATCTCTGACGAGCTTCTCAAAAAAACGGGAATTCAAAGGGAACTGCTCCCCTCCGTCGCACCCACCTTTGGCCAGCAGGGTAACCTGCTGCCTGTCCTTGCCCGGAACCTTGGTCTGAAGCCCGGCATTCCGGTGACCTACCGTGCCGGTGACCAGCCGAACAATGCCTTTTCGCTGAATGTCCTCCAACCGGGTGAAGTCGCTGCAACGGCTGGCACATCCGGGGTTGTGTACGCTGTGACCGACCGGCTGATCTCCGATCCGCTTTCACGGATCAACACATTCGCCCACGTCAACCACCGGCCAGATAGGCCAAGACTGGGCGTCCTGCTGTGCATCAACGGAACCGGGATACTCAATTCGTGGATCAAAAAAAACATCGCATCCGGATTGGACTATGAGGCCATGAACGCCCGGGCTGCGCTGATCCCTGAAGGTTCCGACGGCTTGCTGGTCTTTCCCTTTGGGAATGGAGCCGAACGGGTACTTCAAAACCACGATATCGGTTGCAGTATCCACGGGATCAACTTCAACCTTCATACGCCCGCACATCTTTTCAGGGCGTCACAGGAAGGGATTGCATTCGCCCTGAACTATGGCCTGGAGGTCATGGGAGAATTGGGGCTACGACCATCCGCGATCAGGGCAGGATTTGCCAATATGTTTCTGAGTAGCGTTTTCAGGCAGGCACTTGCTGATGTTTCGGGCATCCCGGTCCATCTTTTCGACACCGACGGGGCATTGGGTGCTGCCATGGGAGCCGCGGTCGGAGCAGGATTTGTTGAAAATACAGAGGTTGTTTTCAGAAAAATGAACAGGTTGTTCCAAATCACTCCATCCAGAAAGAAAGATACCCTTGAACAGGCCTACAATAACTGGAAAAATCATTTACCTCCTGATCTGATCACGGTATAA